The Lycium barbarum isolate Lr01 chromosome 4, ASM1917538v2, whole genome shotgun sequence nucleotide sequence CAATGATGTAAAATTAAAATTGGTAAAAACTTACCCCATCCGGAGTTTACACCAGACCAATAAATAAATGACACTTGTCACTtattttaacttcaatttttaGTACTTAACTATAGTTAACTATCATGTGTTTTGCACATGATCTTAATGTAAAAAGTACCTAATATTTTGCTATTCTCACTTGTCCTCTTAGCGGTAACGTCAATTAAGTCGATCAGTGCCTCACTGGTATCTTCTTGTCCTTTTAATGCCACTAacaacatctcaaaatcaaagGTCATCACTAGTCATTTCTTTTTTCCTCTTCACAGGCCATTGCGATATAAATTTTTTCCTTCTGATGTAATTATCATTAGCATAATAAACATTTTTAACCTTAACCAAAAAAATACACTTATCTCTATATATCCTCAGTACACATCAAAAGATTAACACATACAAAAAATCTTCACAAAATTGTACTTGACATTTTCGTCATGCAAGATTTTCTATTCAAAATGAACTAGATATACTCATTAGTTTTATAATTCTTTCTAGCACATCTTATAAGCTCTTAATCAGAACTTTCAATCACGCGGTAATTTTGAAATTATGCCTTTTGATTTCTAATGGGCGAATGAAAGAATGACGAAATATTTTCAAATTACAAGAACTAAAAGAGGGACAATGTTGATAGTAACCCTAAGCTTTCTGACATTACAATATTATGATTttagtttcttttaaattatCTATTTATTAAAAGTAGAATTCTTAATAGATTTTAGTTAGTCAACTATGGTTAATTTAACTAAATTAGGTGTAAATATCAGATTCGGATAATTTTTTACCATTAAGATTTTCCCCCAACTTATTATCCTTAAATCTCCCACCTACCACGTGCCGAATTTATTTTGGAGTGCAGGTAGGTGAGCCTCTCAACTTGCTCCATGTGGGGTATATTTTATTGGGTGCTAACATACTATATAAGGCAAGGTGGAACACTAAGAATCTTCAGCCAAAACTTAGCTATGGCAAGTGTGTGCAATAGTTCAACCCTCAACACTCCCTTTACTTCATCCACAAAGTCATCTTCTTTAGCTTCCACTCCTAAGCCCTCTCAACTTTTCCTGCATGGGAAACGTAACCAAACCTTCAAAGTGTTATGCAAGGTCTCAAACAATGACCAAAACCAAAACGTTGAAACAAATTCAGCTGATAGGAGAAATGTGCTTCTTGGTTTAGGAGGTCTCTATGGTGTTGCTAATGCAGTGCCATTGGCATCAGCTGCTCCTGTACCAGCCCCTGATCTCAAATCTTGTAGTAAAGCCGAGATAAATCCTGGTGGTCCAGAAGTACCCTATGTTTGTTGCCCTCCTAAGCCAGATGATTTGGACAAAGTTCCATATTACAAGTTCCCTTCAATGACCAAGCTCCGTATCCGTCCGCCTGCTCATGCTGCTGATGAGGAGTATATTGCCAAGTACAAACTGGCCACTAGCCGAATGAGGGAACTTGACACAAACCCTAATGACCCTCGTGAGTTCAAGCAACAAGCCAATATCCATTGTGCTTATTGCAACGGTGCTTACATGATTGATGGCAAAAAGTTACAAGTTCATGAATCATGGCTTTTCTTCCCATTCCATAGATGGTACTTGTACTTCTATGAGAGAATCTTGGGATCCCTTATCGATGATCCAACTTTTGGTTTGCCATATTGGAACTGGGACCATCCAAAGGGCATGCGTTTGCCTCCCATGTTCGATGTTGCAGGCTCTTCCCTTTACGACGAAAGGCGTAACCCACACGTCCGTAACGGAACCATAATCGATCTTGGTTCTTTCGGCGAGGAAACCAAAACCACTCAACTCCAGACGATGACGAATAACTTAACTCATATGTATCGTCAAATGATAACTAATTCTCCATGCCCGATGCTCTTCTTCGGTGCGCGTTACGTTAAGGGAACTGATCCCAACCCAGGTCAGGGAACAATTGAAAATATCCCTCATACTCCTGTCCACATTTGGACTGGTACAGTGCGAGGTTCAGATTTGGGTAATGGCGTCAAGTCAAACGGTGAGAATATGGGTAATTTCTACTCAGCTGGTTTGGAAAAATATAACCTATTACCTGTATATACAAAAAAATACAGTAAAAATACAAAATCAAAGGTAGATAC carries:
- the LOC132635536 gene encoding polyphenol oxidase B, chloroplastic-like, with protein sequence MASVCNSSTLNTPFTSSTKSSSLASTPKPSQLFLHGKRNQTFKVLCKVSNNDQNQNVETNSADRRNVLLGLGGLYGVANAVPLASAAPVPAPDLKSCSKAEINPGGPEVPYVCCPPKPDDLDKVPYYKFPSMTKLRIRPPAHAADEEYIAKYKLATSRMRELDTNPNDPREFKQQANIHCAYCNGAYMIDGKKLQVHESWLFFPFHRWYLYFYERILGSLIDDPTFGLPYWNWDHPKGMRLPPMFDVAGSSLYDERRNPHVRNGTIIDLGSFGEETKTTQLQTMTNNLTHMYRQMITNSPCPMLFFGARYVKGTDPNPGQGTIENIPHTPVHIWTGTVRGSDLGNGVKSNGENMGNFYSAGLEKYNLLPVYTKKYSKNTKSKVDTL